One part of the Deltaproteobacteria bacterium genome encodes these proteins:
- a CDS encoding DUF4159 domain-containing protein: MCAGNLHAGPLSTRRSLDRLEEHDARARIDRRRTRGRRRPAVSPARGGARARRGGPRVGKATSCGARRRARRVCRREPRTRPVLGRRRRCARGRRRRRGHRARGRPVHVRARRGDDRGAASACRPTIAVTGRPRRAVPGRVRAQRVRRRRRRPARVDRDRGRRGSRPAVLRGGPAGRARRPRRARPRRVDRQPRAVPHDSRDDDRGIVEAPARRRRADRRRVVARRRRAAASGGGPRRGPTGSRCAMPVAVLTRRQLLALAGGGAAWWATRRAHAIGPGSKFRIGHVVHAGNWNPRPTALRRLLWEVDKRTSIDVDLDPKPVHLTDDSLHDTPFLYLSGDGDMPLPDRRSIDRLRRFLTFGGFVLVDSAEGRTDGAFDRSVRQLASALFPPPSPGPQIVDRDHVLYKSFYLIDRPVGRLAISPVLEGIAHDGRFALVYCQNDLAGAYERDNFGNYALRCDPGGERQRELAFRLGINLVMYALCNDYKSDQVHVEFIMRRRRWRADE; encoded by the coding sequence ATGTGTGCCGGCAACCTACACGCCGGCCCCCTATCAACTCGCCGCTCCCTCGACCGACTGGAGGAGCATGACGCTCGTGCTCGCATTGATCGGCGCCGCACTCGCGGTCGCCGTCGTCCAGCGGTATCGCCGGCGCGCGGCGGCGCTCGCGCACGACGTGGCGGCCCTCGTGTCGGAAAAGCGACTTCTTGCGGCGCGCGCCGCCGTGCGCGGCGCGTTTGCCGACGCGAGCCGCGAACGCGACCTGTGCTTGGCCGACGTCGTCGATGCGCTCGCGGACGTCGACGGCGTCGCGGGCATCGCGCTCGCGGCAGGCCGGTTCACGTGCGCGCGCGGCGCGGCGATGACCGTGGAGCAGCTTCCGCATGTCGCCCGACGATTGCCGTCACCGGCCGACCTCGACGCGCTGTTCCCGGGCGCGTACGCGCGCAGCGTGTCCGTCGACGACGACGGCGTCCTGCTCGCGTGGATCGCGATCGCGGGCGACGCGGCAGCCGACCGGCGGTTTTGCGAGGAGGTCCGGCGGGGCGTGCACGCCGCCCTCGTCGCGCACGCCCGCGGCGAGTCGACCGGCAGCCCCGCGCAGTTCCGCACGACTCGCGTGATGACGACCGAGGCATTGTGGAAGCACCGGCGCGCCGCCGCCGGGCCGACCGCCGCCGCGTCGTAGCGCGCCGCCGCCGCGCGGCCGCAAGCGGCGGCGGGCCTCGCCGCGGGCCGACCGGCTCGCGATGTGCTATGCCTGTCGCCGTGCTGACGCGACGGCAGCTGTTGGCGCTGGCCGGCGGCGGTGCCGCGTGGTGGGCGACCCGTCGGGCGCACGCAATCGGCCCCGGCTCGAAATTTCGCATCGGCCACGTGGTCCACGCCGGCAACTGGAACCCGCGGCCGACGGCCCTGCGCCGCCTGCTGTGGGAAGTCGACAAGCGCACGTCGATCGACGTCGACCTGGACCCCAAACCGGTGCACCTCACCGACGACAGCCTGCATGACACGCCGTTTCTTTACCTGTCGGGGGACGGCGACATGCCGCTGCCCGACCGGCGATCCATCGACCGACTGCGCCGCTTCCTGACCTTCGGTGGGTTCGTCTTGGTGGACTCTGCCGAGGGGCGCACCGACGGCGCGTTCGACCGATCGGTCCGCCAACTCGCGAGCGCGCTGTTCCCGCCGCCGTCGCCCGGCCCGCAGATCGTCGACCGCGACCACGTCCTGTACAAATCCTTCTATCTGATCGACCGGCCGGTCGGTCGTTTGGCCATCAGCCCAGTGCTCGAGGGCATCGCTCACGACGGCCGCTTTGCGCTCGTGTACTGTCAGAACGACCTCGCCGGCGCCTACGAGCGGGACAACTTCGGCAACTACGCACTGCGCTGCGACCCGGGCGGCGAACGCCAGCGCGAACTCGCGTTCCGCCTCGGGATCAATCTGGTGATGTACGCGCTGTGCAACGACTACAAGAGCGACCAGGTCCACGTCGAGTTCATCATGCGGCGTCGACGTTGGCGAGCCGACGAGTAG